Proteins from a genomic interval of Paenibacillus sp. FSL R5-0623:
- a CDS encoding S-layer homology domain-containing protein, with amino-acid sequence MTFKYNHTSHSKKVVSAVLAGMMALSAGGAAMAAESTETGQGQTAAITNTAAPTGLFSDIKVGYWAEKHVYKLAYQGILLGNNGLFRPGDAVTQQEAVTMAIRFMNQEGQLNTDTAAALPTNMEVGNYFKPYVALALQLGLIDKTEESTVDVSKTSWGQKPASREWITKLLIRSLDKDAEAKAQNNQSTGFADNASISESGKGYVNLAVSLDLAKGVEGNKFNPTGSVTRAQLATFFSRGESLTDTTYPNTSTGYVTGLKDGQITLVVDGKAVNFAVNSSTPYFTKDSETRASATDVKLYTKVMVVGSAGGASYVEVVDATPQVESVEGTFARSLSGNKIGIFVGENYETYSYDEATAFIDQNGNAIKLSDITADSIIEVQRETFSADKKTVAIRVKSGIVNKSDNGVVAEVSTSGKTIKLVNAAGATEQFAYNDNLLITYQNRIMSVADLKAGSAVKYTVKDSVLQTITLSQGVEQSVRGTLVEIGGNQSTLTFKREGGSLEAKLLTEKPEVIINGIQDATLNDLITDATNGDQVELSLNADDQVTRIQVIGRQMEPMNGVTVVSYNSKTKVLTVLDNNKKPFVFTLDEKTKLDYNTTKPTLAGLESILNDGRKLDLTYVGTRALSVKVIYKYEGTISNIDTTGRKISVLSGNQTITVPYTTAPTVEIYNKSGASLGDLKIGDKVTVTLGANQDIVQKVALNTVAQFEVVALEANSRIRVKSDLLTSQFYVDQAVLTGESGQTITPSQLTAGNLINVTFEGATPKAVQVVKRTLAEVTAVDASSVTLKQFNGQTETVPVSGSVKVVKSGSTLTSLTSLTVGDRVEMTKDTDNSTRFRVLTVMSKQFWSYDGVGNQILVKRETTTDTNYRFALGSSVFVHQGDNTLSVQSLRDNDNIVLYLLNNVILEIQKQ; translated from the coding sequence GTGACTTTTAAATATAACCATACATCACACTCTAAAAAAGTAGTATCAGCCGTGCTTGCAGGCATGATGGCCCTTAGCGCCGGCGGAGCTGCCATGGCAGCAGAATCAACAGAAACGGGGCAGGGTCAGACTGCTGCAATAACAAATACGGCTGCACCAACTGGTTTGTTCAGTGACATCAAGGTCGGATACTGGGCTGAAAAACATGTCTACAAACTGGCATATCAAGGTATTCTTCTCGGTAACAACGGCCTGTTCCGTCCAGGAGATGCGGTAACACAGCAAGAAGCTGTAACGATGGCAATCCGTTTTATGAATCAAGAGGGCCAGTTGAATACCGACACGGCTGCGGCATTACCGACAAACATGGAAGTGGGAAATTATTTCAAGCCATATGTCGCGCTGGCACTTCAACTGGGACTGATTGACAAAACGGAAGAATCAACGGTGGATGTATCCAAGACCTCCTGGGGTCAAAAGCCGGCTTCACGGGAATGGATTACGAAATTGTTAATCCGTTCATTGGACAAGGATGCTGAAGCGAAGGCACAAAACAATCAATCTACCGGATTTGCTGATAATGCAAGTATTTCCGAAAGTGGTAAAGGTTATGTCAATCTGGCTGTTAGCCTGGATCTGGCCAAAGGTGTGGAAGGCAACAAATTCAATCCAACTGGTTCCGTAACCCGTGCTCAACTGGCTACCTTCTTCAGTCGTGGTGAATCGTTAACGGATACAACGTACCCGAACACATCCACGGGTTATGTGACAGGATTGAAAGATGGGCAGATCACGCTGGTTGTGGACGGAAAAGCCGTTAACTTCGCAGTGAACAGCAGTACGCCTTACTTTACGAAAGACAGTGAAACTCGTGCTTCCGCCACAGATGTGAAGCTGTATACGAAAGTTATGGTTGTAGGTTCGGCAGGTGGGGCTTCCTATGTAGAAGTTGTTGATGCTACACCGCAGGTGGAAAGTGTTGAAGGTACATTTGCACGTTCGTTGTCTGGTAATAAAATTGGTATCTTTGTGGGCGAGAATTACGAAACGTACAGTTATGATGAGGCAACTGCATTCATCGATCAGAATGGTAATGCAATCAAACTGTCCGATATTACGGCAGATAGTATCATCGAGGTACAGCGTGAGACGTTCTCGGCTGACAAAAAAACAGTTGCTATTCGTGTGAAATCCGGCATTGTTAACAAGAGTGACAATGGCGTAGTTGCTGAAGTGTCTACTTCTGGCAAAACGATTAAACTTGTCAATGCAGCGGGTGCAACAGAGCAGTTTGCATACAATGACAATCTGCTTATCACATATCAAAACCGTATCATGTCAGTGGCTGATCTCAAAGCCGGCAGTGCCGTGAAATACACCGTAAAGGACAGTGTTTTGCAAACTATCACATTGTCTCAAGGTGTGGAGCAATCTGTGCGAGGAACATTGGTTGAGATCGGTGGCAACCAGTCCACGTTAACGTTCAAACGTGAAGGGGGTTCCCTTGAGGCGAAATTGCTGACTGAAAAGCCGGAAGTTATTATTAATGGTATTCAGGATGCAACGCTGAATGATCTCATCACAGATGCAACGAACGGGGATCAGGTGGAGTTGTCATTGAACGCTGACGATCAGGTAACGCGTATTCAGGTGATTGGACGTCAAATGGAACCTATGAACGGAGTAACGGTTGTATCTTACAACAGCAAAACAAAGGTACTTACCGTGTTGGACAACAACAAGAAACCGTTTGTATTTACATTGGATGAGAAAACCAAACTGGATTACAATACGACCAAACCTACACTCGCTGGTCTGGAGTCGATTTTAAATGATGGTCGCAAATTGGATCTGACCTATGTGGGAACACGTGCGTTGTCCGTTAAAGTGATTTACAAGTATGAAGGTACGATCAGCAACATTGACACAACGGGCAGAAAAATCAGTGTGTTGTCTGGTAATCAGACGATTACAGTGCCTTATACTACAGCACCTACGGTTGAGATCTATAACAAATCGGGCGCAAGTCTGGGAGATTTGAAGATTGGTGACAAAGTGACCGTAACGCTTGGAGCAAATCAGGATATTGTGCAGAAGGTTGCACTGAATACTGTGGCTCAATTCGAAGTGGTTGCTTTGGAAGCAAACAGTCGTATTCGAGTAAAATCCGATCTGTTGACAAGTCAGTTCTACGTGGATCAAGCGGTACTGACAGGAGAGAGTGGTCAGACGATCACGCCTTCGCAACTGACAGCAGGCAACCTGATTAATGTAACGTTTGAAGGAGCTACGCCAAAAGCGGTTCAAGTCGTGAAGCGTACGCTGGCTGAAGTTACAGCGGTAGATGCTTCATCTGTAACGCTCAAACAGTTTAACGGCCAGACTGAAACCGTGCCTGTTAGCGGTTCGGTTAAAGTCGTAAAATCTGGCTCCACATTAACTTCATTGACTAGTCTTACGGTCGGGGATCGTGTGGAAATGACAAAAGATACGGATAATTCCACACGCTTCAGAGTACTAACTGTCATGAGCAAACAATTCTGGTCTTATGATGGCGTTGGTAACCAGATTTTGGTTAAACGGGAAACGACAACAGACACAAACTATCGTTTTGCACTCGGATCAAGTGTATTTGTTCACCAGGGTGACAATACTTTAAGCGTGCAATCTCTCAGAGATAATGATAATATTGTATTGTATCTCCTGAACAATGTTATTCTGGAGATTCAAAAACAGTAA
- the nth gene encoding endonuclease III: MNAATVRHILETMEAMFPDAHCELNHSNAFELTVAVLLSAQCTDETVNKVTADLFQKYRSPADYLAVPLEELEQDIRRIGLYRNKAKHIQNMCRILIEQYGGDVPQEHDQLVTLPGVGRKTANVVVSNAFGVPAIAVDTHVERVSKRLALAGWDDSVLEVEKKLMKRVPRDEWTITHHRFIFFGRYHCKAQNPACHICPLLDICREGKKRMKTSQIRKDKERVTTRKRKIN; encoded by the coding sequence ATGAATGCAGCGACGGTTAGACATATACTCGAAACTATGGAAGCAATGTTTCCTGATGCACATTGCGAATTAAATCACAGCAATGCATTTGAATTGACGGTAGCTGTCCTTTTGTCTGCCCAGTGCACCGATGAAACGGTGAACAAGGTAACCGCAGATTTGTTCCAGAAGTACAGAAGCCCAGCAGATTATCTGGCGGTTCCTCTCGAAGAGCTGGAACAGGATATTCGGCGAATCGGTTTGTACCGGAACAAGGCCAAGCATATTCAGAACATGTGCCGAATCTTAATAGAGCAGTATGGCGGTGATGTACCGCAGGAACATGATCAGCTTGTGACGCTACCAGGTGTCGGGCGGAAAACCGCGAATGTAGTTGTTTCCAATGCGTTTGGAGTACCGGCAATTGCGGTAGATACTCATGTTGAACGTGTATCCAAGCGGCTGGCGCTTGCGGGTTGGGATGACTCCGTACTTGAAGTCGAAAAGAAACTAATGAAGCGCGTACCCCGGGACGAGTGGACTATAACTCACCACCGGTTTATATTTTTTGGACGCTACCATTGCAAGGCACAGAACCCTGCGTGTCATATCTGTCCATTGCTGGACATATGCAGGGAAGGGAAAAAACGTATGAAAACGTCCCAAATCAGGAAAGATAAGGAACGTGTCACCACCCGAAAACGAAAAATAAATTAA
- a CDS encoding N-acetylmuramoyl-L-alanine amidase family protein: MKKWSAAVVFLLFLCLFPVIAHADTTPSIVLDGVTINQQTGAPAENIGKTVMVPIRIVSENLGYKVKWEKETQSVQVQKGNSMIQMTAGKDAATVNGNVVNLDSPPLIKQGTTLVPLRFVGEGMGLRVGWDNGTKTVSLFSIPPVVETEGDSDPVEAPVPDGLTELQGISFSGDRLIVATNGNISPKVSSIGGPDRIIVDLPSATFSQEFIQGQASNPDGSGQILVTDSSIVSKVRYAMFSKTPSTVRVVLDLNQTATAKWSVGDNNVLLVDLTATSGEPTSQPAVPTNDGKTIVVIDPGHGGRQSGAVSLSGAYEKDFNLAVGLKVQAILQKYPNIQTVITRQDDTELSLKQRVDIAELNQADVFVSIHGNKFTTPVPNGIETLYSRKESKTLADTLHKYVLPVTGLKDRGVKTASLHVTRETTMPAVLLELGFLSNPTDEAVMLTEEYQDKCAQAIVDGIVEFLGL; this comes from the coding sequence ATGAAAAAATGGTCGGCAGCAGTCGTTTTTCTTCTGTTCCTATGTTTATTCCCAGTCATCGCCCATGCAGACACCACTCCCTCGATTGTACTCGACGGTGTAACCATTAACCAGCAGACGGGTGCACCTGCAGAGAATATCGGGAAAACGGTCATGGTTCCAATTCGAATTGTATCCGAGAACCTGGGTTATAAGGTGAAGTGGGAGAAGGAAACTCAGTCAGTCCAGGTTCAAAAAGGAAACAGCATGATTCAAATGACGGCTGGCAAAGATGCAGCTACAGTGAATGGAAACGTGGTGAACCTGGATTCGCCCCCACTGATCAAACAGGGAACTACGCTTGTTCCGTTACGCTTTGTTGGGGAAGGCATGGGTCTGCGTGTTGGCTGGGACAATGGAACCAAGACAGTAAGCCTATTTAGTATTCCTCCCGTAGTTGAAACGGAAGGTGACAGTGACCCCGTCGAGGCACCTGTCCCGGATGGTTTGACAGAGCTTCAAGGCATCAGCTTCAGCGGAGATCGGTTGATTGTAGCAACCAACGGTAATATTAGCCCCAAAGTATCCAGTATTGGTGGGCCAGACCGAATTATTGTTGATCTGCCTTCAGCGACATTTTCTCAGGAATTCATTCAGGGACAAGCCTCTAACCCGGATGGAAGTGGACAGATTCTCGTTACGGATTCATCGATAGTTTCCAAAGTCCGGTATGCCATGTTCAGTAAAACGCCTTCTACTGTGCGTGTCGTTCTGGATCTGAATCAGACGGCTACAGCCAAATGGTCAGTTGGAGATAACAATGTCTTGCTCGTTGACCTGACAGCCACGAGTGGAGAACCGACAAGCCAACCGGCAGTACCTACGAATGATGGTAAAACGATTGTGGTCATCGATCCGGGACATGGGGGTCGTCAATCGGGTGCAGTGAGTTTGTCAGGAGCTTATGAGAAGGATTTCAATCTGGCTGTAGGACTGAAGGTACAGGCAATCCTTCAAAAATACCCAAATATTCAAACAGTCATTACACGCCAGGATGATACAGAACTTTCGCTCAAACAGCGTGTGGATATTGCTGAATTGAATCAGGCAGATGTTTTTGTATCCATTCATGGAAACAAATTCACTACACCGGTACCAAACGGCATTGAAACGCTCTACAGTCGTAAAGAAAGCAAGACATTGGCTGATACCCTTCACAAATATGTGTTGCCGGTAACAGGACTCAAGGATCGTGGGGTTAAAACGGCTAGTCTGCATGTGACGCGTGAAACAACCATGCCTGCTGTGTTACTTGAGCTTGGTTTTTTAAGTAACCCTACAGATGAAGCAGTCATGCTCACGGAAGAATACCAGGACAAATGTGCACAGGCGATTGTGGACGGAATTGTTGAATTTTTGGGACTGTAA
- a CDS encoding N-acetylmuramoyl-L-alanine amidase family protein — MKKFGFLVLLFVFGFVFPGYSHAATDTKIILDGKEIVQPSDTKAEIINSKVMVPIRVVSENLGYSVEWRQQTQTVTISKDNTAMQMIVGQKTATVNGSNVNLDAPPLVKNGTTLVPLRFIGEEMGLKVGWNNTTKTVTLVTQNSGSGNGTTTPPNSGNEGGGSDQEGLVLVNGISFSDNRFMIATSGSTKPNVFTMTGPDRIVIDLPNTAFADSFSEGQALDSNQNGQLVVSGYPDVSKIRYSLYSNSPSTIRFVIDLSSSKGYSVQNDSGLVMINLDNQSGTPAPPVGNNGKKVVVIDAGHGDQDPGAIGVTGKREKDFNLAMALKVEALLKKESKIDVVLTRSDDTFLALKERVKIAQDIKADIFISIHANSGPAAANGVETFYTRSNSKALATVMHKYLLQSSGLKDRGVKTASLHVTRETTMPAVLLEGGFLSNKSDEAALFTESFQNSVAKGIVAGIKEYLGIQ; from the coding sequence ATGAAGAAGTTCGGTTTTTTGGTACTGTTATTTGTCTTTGGGTTCGTATTCCCGGGCTATAGTCACGCAGCAACAGACACGAAAATTATCCTAGACGGAAAAGAAATCGTACAGCCATCGGATACAAAAGCGGAAATTATCAACAGCAAGGTGATGGTTCCGATCCGGGTTGTGTCCGAAAATCTTGGATATAGCGTGGAGTGGAGGCAGCAAACGCAAACAGTGACTATTAGCAAAGACAACACTGCCATGCAGATGATTGTTGGACAGAAGACGGCAACGGTGAACGGCAGTAACGTAAACTTGGATGCCCCGCCACTCGTGAAAAATGGTACTACGCTCGTACCTCTCCGATTTATTGGTGAGGAAATGGGTCTTAAGGTGGGTTGGAACAATACTACGAAGACGGTAACATTAGTTACCCAGAATTCAGGTTCTGGAAACGGGACAACCACACCGCCGAACTCTGGCAATGAAGGCGGAGGATCGGATCAAGAAGGTCTTGTACTGGTGAACGGCATCAGCTTCAGCGACAACCGCTTCATGATTGCAACAAGCGGAAGTACGAAGCCGAACGTCTTCACGATGACAGGACCAGATCGAATCGTTATAGACTTGCCGAATACCGCATTTGCTGATTCGTTCAGTGAAGGACAGGCTTTAGACAGCAACCAGAATGGACAACTCGTCGTTAGCGGCTATCCGGATGTGTCTAAGATTCGTTACTCGTTATACAGCAACAGTCCATCTACAATTCGTTTTGTAATCGATCTGTCCAGTTCAAAAGGGTACAGTGTGCAAAATGATTCCGGACTGGTTATGATTAACCTCGACAATCAAAGTGGTACACCTGCTCCTCCAGTTGGTAATAATGGCAAAAAAGTTGTCGTTATCGATGCAGGTCACGGAGATCAGGATCCTGGGGCAATCGGTGTAACTGGTAAACGTGAAAAAGACTTCAATCTGGCAATGGCTCTGAAAGTGGAAGCCTTGTTGAAAAAAGAATCCAAAATTGACGTTGTGTTAACGCGCAGCGATGATACATTTTTGGCATTGAAAGAACGTGTGAAGATTGCACAAGACATAAAAGCGGATATTTTCATCTCCATTCATGCTAACAGTGGCCCTGCTGCTGCGAACGGTGTAGAGACATTCTATACACGCTCCAACAGCAAAGCACTTGCTACAGTGATGCACAAGTATCTTTTACAGTCATCCGGACTGAAAGATCGTGGAGTGAAAACGGCAAGTCTCCATGTGACCCGTGAAACGACAATGCCAGCAGTTCTGCTGGAAGGTGGATTCCTTAGCAATAAGAGCGACGAAGCAGCCCTGTTCACGGAGAGTTTCCAGAACAGTGTTGCCAAAGGGATTGTTGCAGGAATCAAGGAGTATCTGGGAATTCAATAA
- a CDS encoding GerMN domain-containing protein codes for MNKKIWIAALLVTVMAVAAGCGSKPTAAPNQTQGAGTETNVTEVEGETITEPVTAEPEENTTPTESTEGSSEEATTTTPPSETSTETPATSESNQKKTITVFYTDEEELELHKASAEISYASDDAKYKAAFESLQQSKDDKLVPLWSKEIELKSVQFKDGALTLDIHMPDTARLGAGGESYALDALKQTFFQFDEVKSLDLLVDGQQTESLMGHVDLEHPMTRSE; via the coding sequence ATGAACAAGAAAATATGGATTGCAGCCTTGCTGGTAACGGTTATGGCAGTTGCTGCTGGATGTGGAAGCAAGCCAACAGCTGCTCCGAATCAGACGCAAGGCGCAGGAACTGAAACCAATGTGACCGAGGTTGAAGGCGAAACAATTACCGAACCGGTAACCGCTGAACCTGAAGAGAACACAACACCTACAGAATCCACGGAAGGCAGTTCGGAGGAAGCGACTACAACTACTCCGCCAAGCGAAACGTCTACGGAGACGCCAGCAACTTCTGAAAGTAATCAAAAGAAAACGATCACTGTATTCTATACGGATGAAGAAGAACTGGAGTTGCACAAAGCTTCGGCAGAGATTTCATACGCATCGGATGATGCCAAATATAAAGCTGCCTTTGAATCACTGCAACAGAGCAAAGACGATAAACTTGTTCCGCTGTGGTCTAAAGAAATTGAATTGAAGTCTGTTCAGTTCAAGGATGGAGCTCTTACGCTGGATATTCATATGCCAGATACGGCACGTCTTGGAGCAGGTGGAGAATCTTATGCGCTGGATGCTCTAAAACAAACGTTCTTCCAGTTTGATGAAGTAAAATCACTTGATTTACTGGTGGATGGTCAGCAGACGGAGAGTCTGATGGGCCATGTGGATCTTGAACATCCAATGACAAGATCCGAGTAG
- a CDS encoding dynamin family protein, whose product MSRTDYPKEMAKPLLPLREAMEQTGDHTAVQALTDLISKAEMKHLTIAFCGHFSAGKSSLINSLCGKRVLPSSPVPTSANVVSIRNGKPRALIYTTPNVSADNGAGTLEVSPEELEAYCKNGGAYSSIEVWDNIPLLKDDAVLLDTPGVDSTDRGHSLATHSALHLADVVFYVMDYNHVQSETNLSFAKSLSDWGKPLFLIVNQIDKHRERELSFDQYTEGVEAIFAAWEVRYDGLLFTSLRDKQHRYNQWDVLPELIGHMMQEKEALITHSLASSASHVTEQHLTREAEKREDEENSLLDEIGGKEGIERLERELELLDQQAADIRTGPSRVREKFRAELEPLLANANLTPADIRASAAAYLESRKPGFRVGLLFSGGKTEQEKQRRASELVSLLQDQASGQVEVHIRTMLRQLGESHQLWGAEWEQALNTELPAVDEALLEMKRSASAEVSPEYVIQFSKDVRGEIEARYRRSAMMLADRMLEALAAQGEAALQALDASRAALLAQSAAAARYTALQRSAAAEAAGLRSLLPDAGPLPSGLLPEVKGPDVPAVPGPGEAPGPHAGTSTSVAAQPQTPEAPPAQRAIAAAVPGPSAAAGAERRRRLDAAAARLEAAAALVEPYPAMGSAVRDLRARAASLAGGTFTLALFGAFSAGKSSFANALLGEAVLPVSPHPTTAAINRIMAPAGGAEHGTARVRMKTRDAFQEDLAYSFRLLGLGEPGAEWQKRVRSLSPQDVHPAGRPHYSFLQAAAAGWEETADQLGQDVLVDLDGYRNFVANEKKSCFVDSIDLYYSCDVTEQGIVLVDTPGADSVNARHTGVTFNYMKNADALIFVTYYNHAFSQGDRQFLNQLGRVKDSSAMDQMFFVVNASDLSSSEEELEQVLDHVSTQLRSNGIRAPRLFPVSSILAMEGKMAGDSKLLEQSGFIRFEEEFNQFAGRELADLAVGGASEEMARVIQRLKNRAEDAAQGEEALQQRRDELGTIQGQSRQRIQQLAARSMKEELSQETAELLFHVRQRLAYRLGLFMAEAFHPSVLREDRGNLKMAFAACGRELLRMIAIELEQELLATTLRLEQAGQTWLMKQVTECIDEVRQLSGGVDVSLPLNERWTTPVLEEVRLEEPSGWKSYLNYFRNPKQFFEGDGRQRLQEALDPVLKQMIIEVLPAAQDKLIQFYDNQLCQSLQHQSRQLEERLDEAVSGIQDTLESGIPAEQWTSLSNQLEQIERS is encoded by the coding sequence ATGTCCAGAACAGATTACCCAAAAGAAATGGCCAAACCTTTGCTTCCGCTGCGTGAAGCGATGGAGCAGACAGGGGACCATACGGCTGTACAGGCTTTAACGGATTTAATCAGCAAGGCTGAAATGAAACATCTGACGATTGCGTTCTGTGGTCATTTCTCTGCAGGCAAATCGAGTCTCATCAACAGTTTATGCGGTAAACGGGTCCTGCCTTCAAGTCCCGTGCCAACCAGTGCAAATGTGGTATCCATACGTAATGGTAAGCCAAGAGCGCTTATTTACACTACGCCAAACGTAAGCGCTGACAATGGAGCAGGAACACTTGAAGTTTCTCCAGAGGAATTGGAGGCGTATTGCAAAAATGGTGGAGCTTACAGCTCGATCGAGGTATGGGATAATATTCCTCTGCTGAAAGATGATGCTGTCCTGCTGGATACACCAGGTGTGGATTCAACAGATCGCGGACATAGTCTCGCGACCCATTCCGCGCTTCATCTGGCGGATGTGGTCTTCTATGTCATGGACTATAATCATGTTCAGTCCGAGACAAACCTTTCATTTGCCAAGAGTCTGTCGGATTGGGGCAAACCGTTGTTTTTGATCGTGAACCAGATCGACAAGCATCGGGAGCGTGAGCTCTCTTTTGACCAATATACCGAAGGTGTCGAAGCTATATTTGCGGCTTGGGAAGTCAGATATGACGGACTGTTGTTTACTTCCCTCCGCGACAAGCAGCATCGCTACAACCAGTGGGATGTGCTTCCGGAACTCATTGGACACATGATGCAAGAGAAGGAAGCGTTAATTACGCACAGTTTGGCAAGTTCGGCCAGTCATGTAACGGAGCAACACCTGACGAGAGAAGCGGAGAAACGTGAAGACGAAGAGAATTCCCTGCTGGATGAGATTGGTGGCAAGGAAGGAATTGAACGCTTGGAACGAGAGCTGGAGCTTCTTGATCAACAAGCAGCAGACATTCGTACCGGGCCTTCGCGAGTGCGTGAGAAATTCCGGGCAGAGCTTGAGCCTCTTCTGGCAAATGCAAATCTTACTCCTGCGGATATTCGTGCGTCTGCTGCTGCCTATTTGGAGAGCCGCAAACCGGGCTTCCGGGTAGGCTTATTGTTCTCAGGTGGCAAAACCGAGCAGGAGAAACAACGCCGTGCTTCTGAGCTGGTAAGTTTGTTACAGGATCAGGCTTCCGGGCAAGTCGAGGTACATATTCGTACGATGCTTAGACAGCTGGGTGAGTCCCATCAGTTATGGGGAGCGGAGTGGGAGCAGGCGCTTAATACGGAGCTGCCTGCTGTAGATGAAGCATTATTGGAGATGAAACGCAGTGCCAGTGCAGAGGTATCTCCAGAGTATGTGATTCAATTCAGTAAAGATGTGCGGGGCGAGATTGAGGCCCGCTATCGCAGGTCGGCCATGATGTTGGCCGACCGCATGCTGGAAGCGCTGGCAGCGCAAGGCGAAGCCGCGCTCCAGGCGCTGGACGCCAGCCGCGCAGCGCTGCTGGCGCAATCCGCGGCGGCGGCGCGCTATACAGCGCTCCAGCGCAGCGCCGCCGCAGAGGCAGCAGGGCTGCGCAGCCTGCTGCCTGATGCGGGCCCCCTCCCCTCCGGGCTATTGCCGGAGGTGAAGGGCCCGGACGTGCCCGCGGTACCTGGACCGGGCGAAGCACCCGGTCCGCATGCGGGCACGTCAACGTCTGTGGCTGCGCAGCCACAGACGCCAGAGGCACCGCCAGCGCAGCGCGCAATCGCGGCGGCGGTGCCTGGGCCATCGGCGGCGGCTGGCGCTGAACGCCGCCGACGCCTGGACGCAGCAGCGGCACGGCTCGAAGCCGCTGCTGCGCTGGTGGAGCCGTACCCCGCCATGGGGTCGGCGGTACGGGATCTGCGTGCACGCGCGGCTTCACTTGCGGGCGGGACGTTCACTCTGGCGCTGTTCGGAGCATTCAGCGCCGGCAAATCCTCCTTCGCCAACGCGTTGCTGGGCGAAGCTGTACTACCCGTCTCGCCGCATCCAACGACAGCGGCGATTAACCGGATTATGGCTCCTGCCGGTGGCGCGGAGCATGGAACAGCCCGGGTCCGCATGAAGACCCGGGACGCCTTCCAGGAAGACCTCGCCTATTCCTTCCGTTTGCTCGGACTGGGTGAGCCTGGAGCGGAGTGGCAGAAGCGAGTACGCTCCCTCTCACCACAGGATGTACACCCGGCGGGGCGCCCGCATTACAGCTTTTTGCAGGCGGCAGCAGCCGGGTGGGAAGAAACAGCGGACCAGTTAGGTCAGGATGTGTTGGTGGATCTGGACGGTTATCGTAACTTTGTCGCAAACGAGAAGAAGTCCTGTTTTGTGGACAGCATCGATCTCTATTACAGTTGCGATGTGACTGAACAAGGCATTGTACTGGTAGACACACCAGGAGCGGACTCCGTGAATGCTCGTCATACGGGTGTAACCTTCAATTATATGAAGAATGCGGATGCACTCATTTTTGTAACGTATTACAACCATGCTTTCTCCCAAGGAGATCGCCAGTTCCTCAATCAGTTGGGACGCGTTAAGGATAGTTCTGCCATGGATCAGATGTTCTTTGTTGTGAATGCCAGTGACCTGTCTTCCTCCGAGGAAGAACTGGAGCAGGTTCTCGATCATGTGAGCACCCAACTGCGCAGTAATGGAATTCGGGCACCACGACTCTTCCCGGTATCCAGCATACTGGCGATGGAAGGCAAGATGGCAGGTGATTCGAAGCTGCTTGAGCAATCTGGTTTTATCCGTTTTGAGGAAGAGTTCAACCAATTTGCAGGCAGAGAATTAGCCGATCTTGCTGTAGGTGGAGCTTCGGAAGAGATGGCACGTGTCATTCAGCGGCTGAAGAATCGTGCAGAGGATGCAGCTCAGGGTGAGGAAGCATTGCAGCAGCGGCGGGATGAACTAGGGACTATTCAGGGGCAGTCACGTCAGCGCATACAGCAACTTGCAGCAAGATCGATGAAGGAAGAACTGTCACAGGAAACAGCAGAATTACTCTTCCATGTGCGGCAGCGGCTTGCCTATCGCCTTGGTCTATTCATGGCAGAAGCATTCCATCCATCCGTACTTCGGGAGGATCGAGGCAATCTGAAGATGGCTTTTGCAGCCTGTGGACGTGAACTGTTACGCATGATTGCCATTGAACTGGAGCAGGAACTGCTTGCTACCACCCTCAGACTTGAACAGGCAGGTCAGACCTGGCTGATGAAGCAAGTTACGGAATGTATAGATGAGGTGAGACAGTTATCAGGGGGCGTGGATGTGTCACTGCCACTGAACGAACGCTGGACTACACCTGTGCTTGAAGAAGTTCGTTTGGAAGAACCGTCTGGATGGAAAAGCTATTTGAATTATTTCCGCAATCCGAAACAGTTCTTCGAAGGGGATGGACGTCAGCGGTTACAGGAGGCACTTGATCCTGTCCTCAAACAGATGATCATTGAAGTTCTACCTGCTGCGCAAGACAAGCTGATTCAGTTTTACGACAACCAGCTCTGTCAATCATTGCAACACCAATCCCGTCAGTTGGAAGAGCGTCTGGACGAGGCGGTAAGTGGAATTCAAGATACACTGGAGAGCGGAATTCCGGCCGAGCAATGGACCAGCTTGTCTAACCAACTGGAACAGATTGAACGCAGTTAA